In the Perca flavescens isolate YP-PL-M2 chromosome 20, PFLA_1.0, whole genome shotgun sequence genome, one interval contains:
- the LOC114546338 gene encoding nanos homolog 1, which produces MDFLDSGYLDARSPYDNTFNFWNDYLGLSTLVAKNKINNPSCSPNSITESLKATLGLEDDSPVCSCVIAHRRDSDGHLDCCCAAPGSPPISIYDLKERLSLLRPYEHLAGDSPLGDRDSPPYRGSFAGLDLLSMDRRRKQTQRGKPEPKVCVFCRNNGAPEEVYGTHILKTADGRVLCPILRAYTCPLCSANGDNAHTIKYCPLSRDQPSQRVAKGGRPIGKRLKIF; this is translated from the coding sequence ATGGATTTTCTAGACAGCGGTTACCTGGACGCGCGGTCTCCCTATGATAACACCTTTAATTTTTGGAACGACTACCTCGGCCTGTCCACGCTCGTcgccaaaaataaaatcaacaacCCGTCCTGCAGCCCCAACTCTATAACCGAGTCCCTTAAAGCGACCCTGGGCTTGGAGGACGACTCCCCGGTATGCTCCTGCGTAATCGCGCACAGACGGGACAGCGACGGACACTTGGACTGCTGCTGCGCGGCCCCGGGCTCCCCGCCGATCTCCATCTATGATCTCAAGGAGCGCCTCTCGCTCCTCAGGCCGTACGAACACCTTGCTGGTGATTCGCCGCTGGGAGACAGAGATTCACCCCCCTACAGGGGCAGCTTCGCCGGCCTCGACCTGCTCTCCATGGACAGGAGGCGCAAACAGACTCAGAGGGGCAAGCCGGAACCGAAGGTGTGCGTCTTCTGTCGGAATAACGGCGCGCCGGAGGAAGTTTACGGCACCCATATCCTGAAGACAGCGGACGGCAGAGTCCTGTGCCCCATCCTCCGGGCATACACCTGTCCCCTCTGCAGTGCTAACGGCGACAATGCGCACACCATCAAGTACTGCCCGCTTTCCAGAGACCAGCCGAGCCAGAGAGTGGCAAAGGGAGGCAGACCGATTGGCAAAAGGCTGAAGATCTTCTAG
- the neff2 gene encoding neurofilament light polypeptide, with translation MSYDTFFSYRRPWDSYRGSQTTTKSSMSSSLYASPRAPPSGKRIQRLASSSLPDRSERMDLAHASSLNTELLGVRSQEKEQLVDLNDRFATYIEKVRHLELQNRALLAELEALRRRQSEPSRLQMLYEGQSRSLRAMIDSENGEKMRMEAERDYLHDVYEQMKERFEEEARRRLDAEEALQRAREKASRAVLSNCDAEATVVSLCDEMVFLKKVFAEEQAELQAQLQVANISVDVDVSRPDLSTALRDIRAQYERLANKNMQTAEDWYKSKFASVAEMASKNNEAVHAIREETMEYRRLLQSRSSEIKSLRNIIDSLNKQLEDLEETQDKEVAKYQMRISELERDITDAKQEMARYLRDYQDLLNVKMALDIEIAAYRKLLEGEEIRLAYPSLAILN, from the exons ATGAGCTATGATACCTTCTTCTCCTACCGCCGCCCTTGGGACAGCTACAGAGGCTCCCAAACCACCACCAAATCCTCGATGTCTTCCTCCCTCTACGCTTCTCCTCGAGCTCCTCCGTCCGGGAAGAGGATCCAGAGGCTGGCCTCCTCTTCCCTGCCAGACCGGTCTGAGCGGATGGACCTGGCTCATGCCAGCTCCCtcaacacagagctgctggGCGTGCGCTCCCAGGAGAAGGAGCAGCTGGTGGACCTGAACGACCGCTTCGCCACCTACATCGAGAAGGTGAGGCACCTGGAGCTGCAGAACCGAGCCCTGCTGGCCGAGCTGGAGGCGCTGAGGAGGCGGCAGAGCGAGCCGTCCCGTCTGCAGATGCTCTATGAGGGGCAGTCGCGGAGCCTGAGGGCCATGATCGACTCGGAGAACGGCGAGAAGATGCGGATGGAGGCGGAGAGAGACTACCTGCATGACGTGTATGAGCAGATGAAGGAACGCTTTGAGGAGGAGGCGAGGCGGCGCCTAGATGCTGAGGAGGCCCTGCAGAGGGCCAGGGAGAAGGCCAGCAGGGCCGTGCTCTCCAACTGCGACGCCGAGGCCACCGTGGTCTCTCTCTGCGATGAGATGGTGTTCCTAAAGAAAGTCTTTGCAGAGGAGCAAGCGGAGCTGCAGGCCCAGCTGCAGGTGGCCAACATCAGCGTGGACGTGGACGTGTCCCGTCCTGACCTCTCCACTGCCTTGCGGGACATCAGGGCACAGTACGAGCGGCTGGCCAACAAGAACATGCAAACGGCCGAAGACTGGTACAAGAGCAAGTTCGCGAGTGTGGCGGAAATGGCCAGCAAAAACAACGAGGCCGTGCACGCCATCCGGGAGGAGACCATGGAGTACCGGAGACTGCTTCAGTCCCGCTCCTCTGAGATCAAATCTCTCCGGAACATCATCGACTCCCTGAACAAGCAGCTGGAGGATCTGGAGGAGACGCAGGACAAAGAGGTGGCAAAGTACCAG ATGAGGATAAGTGAGCTGGAGCGGGATATCACCGACGCCAAGCAGGAGATGGCGCGCTACCTGAGAGATTACCAAGACCTTCTCAATGTGAAGATGGCGCTGGACATTGAAATAGCTGCGTACAG gaAACTCCTGGAGGGAGAAGAGATCCGTCTGGCTTACCCTTCCCTTGCCATTCTTAACTAA